The sequence TGACAAAGAGGGTTTCGAAAAATTTTCTTTATGAATTTATATCCATGGTCACCGGGTCCCAGCCCATCACCGTGGCCAATGAGGAATTTTTTTCCATTAAATTCAAAGGGCATCTCCTTGAAATAAACAGGGATGTTAAGCTCTTTTTCGAAATACCCGCGCATCCACATATCGTGATTTCCTACGAAAAAAAATATTGGAATGCCATTGTCGGTGAGAGTGGCAAGTTTGCCTAATATCCGAACATATCCTTTAGGTACAACCGATTTATACTCATACCAGAAATCAAAAAGGTCGCCAACAATAAATATAGCATCTGCATCCTGGGATATTTGATCCAGAAAATTAACCAATCGTTTTTCGCGAACCAGACTTTGGGTATAATCTGGTGCACCCAAATGAAAATCCGATAAAAAATATACTTTTTTGCCCGTGGCTATTTGCATGTGAATATAGTAGGGTATCTGACACTTTATAAGTGTCAGACAAGTTAATTGCCTGAAACATACTTCAATACATCTCCAGAGGCGATGATTGGCTTTCCTGTGATATCACCATTAAACCAGTAAATCCACGCTGTGGTTTTTGTGCCGTCTGGAAGCAGCACTGTGGTTTTATCACGGCGGTATAATAATGGTTCATTTTCTTCTGGGTTTACACCTTCATAATCATCCAGCTGGCCGAGTGCCCAATCCAGTTCATCTATTTCACGAATGCGGTATAATTCACCAACGATAGTGGCATCCGTTTCCGCTGGCACAGCCGCTGGAAATTCGCCCATATCGAATAATAATCCATGAACCCGCGCGTCACATACAAAATCAAAATACCTGCGGATATATTCATAAGCCGCATGGTGGAACCCCCGGCGGAGGGACCCATATACGAATAACTGGTAATCGGGAAGAAGGTTCATAATATGAAGATAGGAAGAAGTAAACGGGTGGAAAAGGGTCTTTTAACCTTATAATTTATCTACCAGGAAAAGGTAGACCTCCTTAGGTCCATGTACCCCTACGACCAGGGTTTTTTCTATATCGGCGGTGCGGCTTGGCCCTGAAGCAAAACTGATTAGGGAGGGCAGTATTGAACCATATTTTTCCTTAATCAGTCGGAGGCCATCGCGTACATCATAGACCAATTGGTCTGTTGCAGCTATACATATATGGACTGGTGCATATACACTTGTAGTACGCCCCCTTTCCTGGGCCGAACTCAGTACAATAGTTCCCGTTCTTGCAATAAGGTACTCGCAACCTGTAATACTGGCATCGCAGGATTTTAGGTCTGTTTCCGGGTTGCCAAAAGAAAACCCTTTAAGAGCCGGATTAAGGGCCGCAGCATCTTCCAATAAATTGCGCAGTCTGGATTCCGGACAAACAATTTTTTGGAGCCCCCTTTGGTGCATTAAATATTGTAATTGCAAAACCAGTTCATGCTGGTCCATGCAAAAAACAAATTTCCCCTGTAACTGGGTGAAAGCTTCAGCAAATAAGACTTCCAGTTCATCTTTTTGCGGGTGAAAAACTGACTGATTACCTTCGCTAGCCGAAAAAGGAAGAGGCGTTGATTCACTCAACGCCTTCCTGATCTTCTTTAATATATTCTCTTTAGAAGCTGAAATATTCATAACCAGACTTATACTATAGCGGGTATATTATCTACATCCAATGTCTTTTTTTCTTCATAAGGTCGCTTTCCAATGAGTATCTCCACATCATTCTGGAACAGCACTTCCTTATCAAGCAGCTTTTCAGCCAACAATTCTACCTGGGCTTTTTTCTGCGTAAGCAATTCCCTGGTGCGATCGTAAGCGATATCAATGAGTTTGCGGACTTCTTCGTCAATCATCTTGGAAGTTTCTTCAGAGTATGGCTTGGTAAACGTATTCTCTGCCTGAGGATCGTAGAAACTTACATTCCCTATCTTATCATTCATTCCATATACAGTAACCATTGCATAAGCCATCCTTGTAATCTGCTGCAGGTCATTCTGCGCACCAGTTGAAATCTTACCAAAGAAAATATCTTCAGCCGCCCTACCACCAAGTGTCATACAGATCTGGTCCATCAACTGGTCGGTATTGTATAGATATTGTTCTTTCGGAGTATACTGCGCATATCCTAATGCAGCAGTTCCGCGAGGAACGATGGTCACTTTTAATAAAGGATACGCGTGTTCAAGATACCAACCACAAATTGCGTGACCAGCTTCGTGGTAAGCAATGATCTTTTTCTCATCGGGAGAAATGATCTTATTCTTTTTCTCCAGGCCACCGATAACTCGGTCCACCGCATCCTGGAAATCGGTCATATCCACTGCTTCTTTCCCTTTACGTGCGGCGATCAAAGCGGCTTCATTACAAACATTGGCAATATCAGCCCCGGCAAAACCCGGCGTTTGTTCAGCCAGCTTATGGATATCCACTGCCTCAGAAACTTTAATAGGTTTCAAATGTACCTTAAAGATGGCTTCACGGCCTTTCACATCGGGTTTATCAATAGAAATCTGTCGATCAAATCGTCCCGGTCGCAACAATGCCGTATCCAGTACATCGGGACGGTTGGTTGCGGCCAAAACAATAATACCACTTTCGCCACTGAAACCATCCATCTCAACCAGTAACTGGTTCAGGGTACTTTCCCTTTCATCGTTGCTCATTATGGCGTTCTTACCACGGGCACGACCAATGGCATCGATTTCATCTATAAATATGATACATGGCGCTTTTTCACGTGCCTGTTTGAACAGGTCACGAACACGGCTGGCACCAACACCTACAAACATTTCCACAAAATCTGAACCACTAAGGCTGAAGAAAGGCACCTGAGCTTCTCCTGCAACTGCTTTGGCCAACAGGGTTTTACCCGTGCCGGGTGGTCCAACCAATAAAGCACCTTTCGGAATCTTTCCACCCAGGTTGGTATATTTTTTAGGGTTCTTCAGGAAATCGACGATTTCCATCACTTCCACTTTGGCTTCATCCAGTCCGGCAACATCATTAAAGGTGATGTTAACGCGAGTGCCTTTATCAAAAAGTTGTGCTTTAGATTTACCGATATTAAAAATACCACCAGGTCCGGCACCACCACCGGCACCACCACCCATTTTCCGCATCAGCAGGACCCAGATCAGTACGATCACGAATATGGGCAATACAAACTGGAAAATCGGGGCCAGCCAATCACCTTCCGTATCATCGATCCTTGGTACTTCTTTAACGCCGGGGTTTTTCTGGTAGAAATCCCGAAGGTCGTCAGTGAAAATTTCAGGCTTGGCAATGGTAAATTCAAATTGAGGGCCCTTTTCGGTTTCTGCATTGAATCCCTTAGGTAGTTTGGACTGGTAATAGGCTTTTTTAAGGCTATCCTTTTGAATAAATACACGAACCAGGTTCTTATTACTGATCAGGATTATCTTTTCAACATCCCCTTTAGCCAGCATCTGGGTATTAAACTCGTTAAAAGTCGTGCGTCTGGCATCTGGTGCGAAAGAACTGAATAAGTTAAATCCGAGCAAGATCACTGCTAAGGCGCCCCATATCCAATAAATATTGAATTTAGGTCCCTTTCGGGGATCGCCATTGCTTCCATCAGGCCTGGGTCTCATCCGGTTTAGTCCGCTCCTATCATTTGGTTTCAAATCTTCCTGTGACATATGTTATTTGCTATATAGAATTACTAATGCTTATAAGGCCGCATTGTTCAAAATCTGGTGAATTATCCCTTGTATTCCGTCATTGGGGCGTCGCTCCACATTTCCTCTAACCTGTAAAATTTCCGGGTTTCAGGCTGCATAACGTGAACGACAACGTTTACATAATCAATTAAAATCCATTGTGCGGACTGCTGCCCTTCATGCCTGTAGGGATTTTCACCCAATTCTGCTTTCACTTCCACTTCAATAGCATCGGCAATAGCCTTTACCTGGGTTGTGGAACTGGCCTGGCAAATCACAA comes from Flavihumibacter fluvii and encodes:
- a CDS encoding UDP-2,3-diacylglucosamine diphosphatase, whose amino-acid sequence is MQIATGKKVYFLSDFHLGAPDYTQSLVREKRLVNFLDQISQDADAIFIVGDLFDFWYEYKSVVPKGYVRILGKLATLTDNGIPIFFFVGNHDMWMRGYFEKELNIPVYFKEMPFEFNGKKFLIGHGDGLGPGDHGYKFIKKIFRNPLCQWFFGIIHPSIGIALANYLSRRSRAATGQTDERFLGEENEWLITYCKDVLQQKHYDYFIFGHRHLPIDFNLPKSSRYINLGDWLRYDSYAVFDGTSLQLQYYKP
- a CDS encoding gamma-glutamylcyclotransferase family protein produces the protein MNLLPDYQLFVYGSLRRGFHHAAYEYIRRYFDFVCDARVHGLLFDMGEFPAAVPAETDATIVGELYRIREIDELDWALGQLDDYEGVNPEENEPLLYRRDKTTVLLPDGTKTTAWIYWFNGDITGKPIIASGDVLKYVSGN
- a CDS encoding LutC/YkgG family protein encodes the protein MNISASKENILKKIRKALSESTPLPFSASEGNQSVFHPQKDELEVLFAEAFTQLQGKFVFCMDQHELVLQLQYLMHQRGLQKIVCPESRLRNLLEDAAALNPALKGFSFGNPETDLKSCDASITGCEYLIARTGTIVLSSAQERGRTTSVYAPVHICIAATDQLVYDVRDGLRLIKEKYGSILPSLISFASGPSRTADIEKTLVVGVHGPKEVYLFLVDKL
- the ftsH gene encoding ATP-dependent zinc metalloprotease FtsH; translated protein: MSQEDLKPNDRSGLNRMRPRPDGSNGDPRKGPKFNIYWIWGALAVILLGFNLFSSFAPDARRTTFNEFNTQMLAKGDVEKIILISNKNLVRVFIQKDSLKKAYYQSKLPKGFNAETEKGPQFEFTIAKPEIFTDDLRDFYQKNPGVKEVPRIDDTEGDWLAPIFQFVLPIFVIVLIWVLLMRKMGGGAGGGAGPGGIFNIGKSKAQLFDKGTRVNITFNDVAGLDEAKVEVMEIVDFLKNPKKYTNLGGKIPKGALLVGPPGTGKTLLAKAVAGEAQVPFFSLSGSDFVEMFVGVGASRVRDLFKQAREKAPCIIFIDEIDAIGRARGKNAIMSNDERESTLNQLLVEMDGFSGESGIIVLAATNRPDVLDTALLRPGRFDRQISIDKPDVKGREAIFKVHLKPIKVSEAVDIHKLAEQTPGFAGADIANVCNEAALIAARKGKEAVDMTDFQDAVDRVIGGLEKKNKIISPDEKKIIAYHEAGHAICGWYLEHAYPLLKVTIVPRGTAALGYAQYTPKEQYLYNTDQLMDQICMTLGGRAAEDIFFGKISTGAQNDLQQITRMAYAMVTVYGMNDKIGNVSFYDPQAENTFTKPYSEETSKMIDEEVRKLIDIAYDRTRELLTQKKAQVELLAEKLLDKEVLFQNDVEILIGKRPYEEKKTLDVDNIPAIV
- the rsfS gene encoding ribosome silencing factor, which gives rise to MTRLTKNSKILKSIIKAIQDKKGESIVSLDLRKIHEAVADFFVICQASSTTQVKAIADAIEVEVKAELGENPYRHEGQQSAQWILIDYVNVVVHVMQPETRKFYRLEEMWSDAPMTEYKG